In Odontesthes bonariensis isolate fOdoBon6 chromosome 22, fOdoBon6.hap1, whole genome shotgun sequence, one genomic interval encodes:
- the ccdc74b gene encoding coiled-coil domain-containing protein 74B → MSSNNLPPLQHLPHWTRVGHFRKPCSLRRSPADHPLQPLPAVQLTDRGVGAAAARTARPGGTDGRVTSFQMSIQFLQQQHKETLEKLHAEIEYLRRENKELQYKLIMEHPKSSRKGLTRSQRATRPPTQGSEAHTGLYLEEPLQDTRPLQDQTLSFGEASEVQGSARQDHGTDTKGRLITSLQPLRIQSSPSQPPRAPTLQECEVIIRQLYNANSLQSQEIVRVKALLRDIVLSKKITPENYILTKAYLVDGTRKSGEEKKLPKLGLQSFPEKTYGPSQSGVVLPALKQSLSSNVADRQRRTRALQRERLKRTFR, encoded by the exons ATGTCAAGTAACAACCTCCCTCCGCTACAGCATTTGCCACACTGGACTAGGGTCGGCCACTTTCGCAAACCGTGCTCTCTGCGACGTTCACCGGCGGACCACCCTCTGCAGCCACTGCCTGCTGTCCAGCTAACGGACAGAGGAGTTGGGGCGGCAGCCGCGAGGACTGCCCGTCCGGGCGGCACGGACGGCCGCGTCACATCGTTTCAGATGAGCATCCagttcctgcagcagcagcacaaggAAACTCTGGAGAAGCTCCATGCGGAGATAGAGTATCTCAGGAGGGAGAATAAAG AGCTGCAGTATAAGCTGATCATGGAGCATCCCAAGTCAAGTAGAAAAG GACTGACACGCAGCCAACGAGCCACTAGACCACCCACTCAGGGCAGTGAAGCCCACACAGGTCTCTACCTGGAGGAGCCTCTCCAGGACACGCGACCCTTACAGGACCAGACTTTGAG CTTCGGTGAAGCCAGTGAAGTTCAGGGATCAGCCAGGCAGGACCATGGCACTGACACGAAGGGTCGCCTCATCACTTCCCTGCAACCTCTACGAATCCAAAGCAGTCCTTCCCAGCCGCCGCGCGCTCCCACACTGCAGGAGTGCGAGGTCATCATCCGACAGCTTTACAACGCAAACAGTTTACAGTCTCAGGAA ATTGTACGTGTGAAGGCGCTGCTGAGAGACATCGTTTTGAGCAAGAAAATCACCCCAGAAAACTACATTCTGACCAAGGCCTACCTCGTTGATGGAACTCG CAAATctggagaagaaaagaaattaCCCAAGCTCGGTCTTCAGTCCTTTCCGGAGAAAAC GTATGGACCCTCTCAGTCCGGGGTTGTTCTCCCGGCCCTCAAGCAGAGCCTCAGCTCCAACGTCGCGGACAGACAGAGGCGTACTCGTGCCTTGCAGAGGGAACGCTTGAAAAGGACTTTTCGTTGA